The Candidatus Poribacteria bacterium genome includes a window with the following:
- a CDS encoding DPP IV N-terminal domain-containing protein: protein MKKMLFFLALLFKSSLLIMNVWSSGRVAFTSNRTGNLDIYIIDINGKNLVNLTNHPSDDSSPSWSPDGRAFAYVSNRDGNPEIYIMDMNTKESRRLTNHRATDIDPAWSPDGRWIAFASNQARDHAADTDIYTMDVNGKKVQRLTNKGGHNSTPAWSPDGEWIAFRSTQDGIGGIHVMNADGEKQRSLTQVSATHPAWASNGKRIYLSSDVLGGVKVPILFAVDTDGENPKKLTNAGHACEEPAASSDGQWIAYVSIQGANKDIYLIRAAGGGLRKLTQDPGEEFSPAWVPSALSVSPSANTQMVLWGTLRRTTLDFVQ from the coding sequence ATGAAAAAAATGTTATTTTTCTTGGCATTATTGTTCAAGAGTAGCCTGTTGATAATGAACGTTTGGAGCAGCGGAAGAGTTGCCTTCACTTCCAATAGGACAGGTAACCTTGACATCTATATCATAGATATAAACGGTAAGAATCTCGTCAACTTAACGAATCATCCATCTGACGACTCTTCGCCATCATGGTCTCCAGATGGTCGTGCCTTCGCCTATGTCTCAAACAGGGATGGGAATCCAGAGATTTATATCATGGATATGAACACGAAGGAATCTCGGAGACTGACAAACCACCGTGCTACCGATATTGATCCGGCGTGGTCACCGGATGGTAGGTGGATCGCATTTGCATCTAACCAAGCACGCGACCACGCAGCGGACACTGACATCTACACAATGGATGTGAACGGCAAGAAGGTTCAGAGGCTCACAAACAAAGGCGGACACAATTCAACGCCAGCCTGGTCACCAGACGGAGAGTGGATCGCATTTCGTTCCACGCAAGACGGCATCGGTGGCATCCATGTCATGAACGCTGATGGCGAAAAACAACGATCACTCACACAGGTTTCCGCGACACATCCAGCTTGGGCTTCCAACGGGAAACGGATCTACCTTTCCAGCGACGTGCTTGGCGGTGTAAAGGTACCGATACTGTTTGCTGTGGATACTGACGGAGAAAATCCGAAAAAATTAACGAACGCTGGACACGCGTGTGAAGAACCCGCTGCATCGTCCGACGGTCAATGGATCGCCTATGTGTCAATCCAAGGTGCGAACAAAGACATCTATCTAATCCGTGCAGCAGGCGGTGGGCTCCGAAAATTAACACAGGATCCAGGAGAGGAATTTTCCCCCGCATGGGTGCCATCGGCGTTGAGTGTTTCACCGAGCGCGAACACACAGATGGTACTCTGGGGAACACTTAGGCGAACTACGCTCGATTTCGTGCAATAG
- a CDS encoding YCF48-related protein: protein MWRHQENETSASYRDIQIVEERYGWAVGSWGKVLWTNDQGDTWHLQTTNTGYDLYGVSFLNRLKGWTVGRDGIVLRTADGGLAWSAVNTGISTHLYDVSFINEMEGWIVGEGGLILHTKDRGTTWEIEESGTSEDLYHVDDVEGFGIVVLGAHGTILKRKIEPQSEI, encoded by the coding sequence ATCTGGAGACATCAGGAAAACGAAACTTCGGCATCCTATCGTGACATCCAGATAGTAGAGGAGCGTTACGGTTGGGCTGTCGGATCGTGGGGAAAAGTCCTTTGGACGAATGACCAAGGAGACACGTGGCATCTTCAGACAACCAACACAGGATATGACCTCTACGGTGTGTCTTTCTTAAATCGCCTAAAAGGGTGGACTGTCGGAAGAGACGGCATTGTCCTCCGCACGGCAGACGGAGGTTTGGCATGGTCTGCAGTCAACACGGGCATAAGTACACACCTTTATGATGTTTCTTTCATCAACGAAATGGAAGGTTGGATTGTCGGTGAAGGTGGGCTAATTCTGCACACTAAAGATCGTGGCACAACATGGGAAATCGAGGAATCCGGTACCAGTGAAGATTTGTACCATGTTGACGATGTTGAAGGATTTGGCATAGTTGTGCTGGGTGCGCACGGTACTATCCTAAAGCGAAAGATAGAGCCGCAATCTGAGATTTAG
- a CDS encoding DPP IV N-terminal domain-containing protein — translation MKRKHFGMIFGVVFLASSMLFLTKVYAQKPGVGYVSFNSDRTGNHDIYIIDTNGKNLRNLTDHPAKDFSATWAPDGRSFAYVSDRDGNYEIYVMDLSQGETRRLTNHPARDNNPAWSPDGQWIAFESDREEGYHIYKMNIRGEKLQQLTSKGQFNSKPAWSPDGKHIAFNSNRDTSHGIYIMQSNGKRLRKLRTGNGANPAWSPNGKLIVFSEAQDRVLKNHALFIVNRDGSGLRQVNNDPRFHHQPAWSPDGKWIAYILWQGRGRGTDVHVINVAGKPIQRLTNDGMNKYSPEWVPEGFLAVSPIAQTQTTLWSRLKKSDSD, via the coding sequence ATGAAACGTAAACACTTTGGCATGATATTCGGAGTTGTGTTCTTAGCAAGTAGCATGCTATTCCTGACGAAGGTTTATGCTCAGAAACCCGGCGTTGGATATGTGTCTTTTAACTCTGATCGAACAGGAAATCACGACATCTATATCATTGATACAAATGGTAAGAATCTCCGAAACTTAACGGATCACCCTGCAAAGGATTTTTCTGCGACCTGGGCACCCGATGGAAGGTCTTTCGCTTATGTGTCGGATCGAGACGGAAATTATGAGATTTATGTGATGGATCTGAGTCAGGGGGAAACTCGCCGGTTGACGAACCATCCGGCACGAGACAATAATCCTGCCTGGTCTCCAGACGGACAATGGATCGCTTTTGAATCGGATCGAGAAGAGGGTTACCATATCTACAAAATGAACATTCGTGGTGAAAAACTGCAGCAACTTACAAGCAAGGGTCAATTTAACTCAAAACCAGCGTGGTCTCCCGACGGGAAACACATCGCTTTCAATTCAAATCGGGATACAAGCCACGGTATCTATATAATGCAATCTAACGGGAAAAGACTGAGAAAACTCAGGACTGGAAACGGAGCGAATCCTGCGTGGTCGCCAAATGGAAAACTGATCGTCTTTTCTGAGGCACAAGACAGAGTTTTGAAAAATCATGCGCTTTTCATCGTAAACCGTGATGGCAGCGGTTTACGCCAGGTGAATAATGATCCGCGGTTTCACCACCAACCTGCGTGGTCGCCTGATGGGAAATGGATCGCCTACATTTTATGGCAAGGTCGCGGGAGAGGTACTGATGTTCACGTGATAAATGTGGCGGGTAAACCGATCCAGCGATTGACAAATGATGGGATGAACAAGTATTCCCCTGAGTGGGTACCGGAGGGGTTTCTTGCTGTTTCTCCAATTGCACAGACACAAACAACACTATGGAGCAGATTGAAGAAATCTGACAGCGACTAA
- a CDS encoding LamG domain-containing protein, with product MIYRKLFTCFILLILIPLSAKALPPASPAGGGMLRLDETHDFLATVKGWFPNKEFKELTAEAWIYFEEPPGRLTFWSIIGQEGRFNLILGGNRGALGAWGYHKKADRGIISGGEPLPKGEWVHVTAIYDASSGIGFNGKGGNLCCPGGRLIKSYKILRIGGIVPQDEERKYFGGLNVRLKGYIDEVRISNVVRYVGPEWEVPKGKFEVDEHTLSLWHFDEAPGANRFKDVSGNGYHLWKSGFIDGLAVEAHGKLTTTWGQLKR from the coding sequence ATGATATACCGAAAACTTTTTACCTGTTTCATTTTACTTATACTAATTCCGCTGAGTGCTAAAGCACTACCACCCGCTTCACCAGCAGGTGGCGGCATGCTACGACTGGATGAAACCCACGATTTCCTTGCGACTGTCAAGGGATGGTTTCCCAATAAAGAGTTTAAAGAGTTGACTGCTGAAGCATGGATCTATTTTGAAGAACCACCTGGTCGATTGACCTTTTGGTCAATCATCGGTCAGGAAGGGCGATTTAATTTGATTCTTGGCGGTAATCGTGGGGCATTAGGCGCATGGGGCTATCACAAAAAAGCAGATAGAGGAATCATTTCTGGAGGTGAACCACTGCCCAAAGGAGAATGGGTGCATGTCACGGCGATTTACGATGCCTCATCAGGGATAGGATTTAACGGAAAAGGAGGGAATTTATGTTGTCCCGGTGGACGTCTCATCAAATCATACAAAATACTCCGTATCGGTGGAATTGTTCCACAAGACGAGGAACGGAAATACTTCGGAGGGTTGAATGTGAGATTGAAAGGGTATATCGATGAAGTTCGGATTTCCAACGTTGTCCGATATGTCGGACCGGAGTGGGAAGTTCCGAAAGGGAAATTTGAGGTCGATGAACATACGCTTTCGTTATGGCATTTCGATGAAGCACCCGGAGCAAACCGCTTCAAAGACGTATCCGGGAATGGGTATCATCTTTGGAAAAGCGGTTTTATTGACGGTTTAGCCGTCGAAGCACACGGAAAACTCACAACAACATGGGGACAACTGAAGCGATGA